One Algibacter sp. L3A6 genomic region harbors:
- the pncA gene encoding bifunctional nicotinamidase/pyrazinamidase, with amino-acid sequence MKTLLIIDVQNDFMPGGSLPVPEGNHIVPAINSIQNHFDLVVATQDWHPENHISFAANHEGKSNFDEIEVHGKPQTLWPVHCVQGTLGAELHADLKTKSYEAIFRKGTDKSIDSYSAFYDNGHLKSTGLAGYLKEKGTTELYLCGLASDICVYFSIYDAVEAGFDCFFIEDASKALDSEGFVAIKEKMTAMGVKIINSETI; translated from the coding sequence ATGAAAACGCTTCTAATAATTGATGTACAAAACGATTTTATGCCTGGCGGATCGCTTCCCGTTCCGGAAGGTAATCACATTGTACCTGCAATTAATAGCATTCAAAATCATTTCGATTTGGTTGTGGCTACACAAGATTGGCATCCAGAAAATCATATTAGTTTTGCGGCTAATCATGAAGGGAAATCTAATTTTGATGAAATTGAAGTTCATGGAAAACCACAAACCTTATGGCCTGTACATTGCGTGCAAGGCACTTTAGGCGCAGAACTTCATGCTGATTTAAAGACTAAAAGTTATGAAGCTATTTTTAGAAAAGGAACAGATAAAAGTATTGATAGTTATAGCGCTTTTTATGACAACGGACATTTAAAATCGACTGGCTTAGCTGGTTATTTAAAGGAAAAGGGAACTACAGAACTTTACTTATGTGGATTAGCATCGGATATTTGCGTTTATTTTTCTATTTATGATGCTGTTGAAGCTGGATTTGATTGCTTTTTTATTGAAGATGCTTCCAAAGCACTCGATAGTGAAGGGTTTGTCGCTATAAAGGAAAAAATGACTGCTATGGGCGTGAAAATTATAAATTCTGAAACTATTTAA
- the trxA gene encoding thioredoxin, whose amino-acid sequence MNKFSELINQETPVLVDFYAEWCGPCKMMTPILKDVKDNLKNRVSIIKIDVDKNKAIAEKYQVRGVPTMLLFKRGKQVWRQSGVLQKSELINVITASY is encoded by the coding sequence ATGAATAAATTTTCAGAATTAATAAACCAAGAAACTCCAGTATTAGTAGACTTTTATGCCGAATGGTGCGGCCCTTGTAAAATGATGACCCCTATATTAAAAGATGTAAAGGATAATTTAAAAAACAGAGTTTCTATTATTAAAATTGATGTTGATAAAAATAAAGCCATTGCTGAAAAATATCAAGTAAGAGGTGTACCTACTATGCTTTTATTTAAAAGAGGAAAACAAGTTTGGAGACAATCTGGCGTACTTCAAAAAAGTGAACTGATTAATGTTATTACCGCATCGTATTAA
- a CDS encoding methyltransferase domain-containing protein has translation MNLTESFWDNRYKLHDTGWDLGEISPPLKAYFDGLTNKDLKILIPGGGNSHEAEYLHNKGFKHVYVIDLSKTALENLKLRVPSFPENHLIHGDFFDIDMVFDIIMEQTFFCAINPNLRHAYAEKAFNLLNKTGQIIGLLFDAPLNETRPPFGGSKAEYLDYFKPYFDVSLMDACYNSHQTRAGRELFIRLKKLDH, from the coding sequence ATGAATTTAACCGAGAGTTTCTGGGATAACAGATACAAGTTACATGATACAGGTTGGGATTTAGGCGAAATATCTCCGCCGTTGAAAGCATATTTCGATGGTTTAACTAATAAAGATTTAAAAATTTTAATTCCGGGTGGTGGTAATTCTCATGAAGCCGAATATCTACACAACAAAGGTTTTAAGCACGTTTATGTTATAGATTTATCGAAAACGGCTTTAGAAAATTTAAAATTAAGAGTTCCATCTTTTCCTGAAAACCATCTAATTCATGGTGATTTTTTCGATATTGATATGGTATTTGATATCATTATGGAACAAACTTTTTTCTGTGCTATAAATCCAAATTTAAGACACGCTTACGCGGAAAAAGCCTTTAACCTTCTAAACAAAACAGGACAGATTATAGGCTTGTTATTCGATGCACCTTTAAATGAAACGCGCCCGCCTTTTGGTGGTTCTAAAGCTGAATATTTAGACTATTTCAAACCTTATTTTGATGTTTCATTGATGGATGCATGCTATAATTCTCATCAAACAAGAGCAGGAAGAGAATTATTTATCAGGCTCAAAAAACTTGATCATTAA
- a CDS encoding universal stress protein, with the protein MRRVLLPTDFSDNAWSASLYALNFFEQEICTFYFLNSVALTRNMLSNLSDRLIKEMSAVAIQELLDLKELAETSAPNPKHTFETILSTQDLYKAVGYACETHDIDLVVMGTKGATGAKEFFFGSKTVNVIMSIKACPVLLIPEEFDFVPPKQIAFPTDYNRFYNLKEIKPLKSLVDLYQPKIRIVHITEEKELSNIQSFNLRMLKIYFKKYDFSLHCMPKYAEKAKEINDFIEELDIDVLAMVKYKHSFIEKIINEPVIKELGFHCKIPFLVIPE; encoded by the coding sequence ATGAGAAGAGTTTTACTGCCCACCGATTTTTCTGATAACGCATGGAGCGCTTCTCTTTATGCGCTTAATTTTTTTGAACAAGAAATCTGTACCTTTTATTTTCTAAATTCGGTAGCGCTTACGCGGAATATGCTATCCAACCTTTCAGATAGATTAATAAAAGAAATGTCTGCTGTAGCAATTCAAGAACTTTTAGATTTAAAGGAATTGGCAGAAACTAGCGCCCCCAACCCAAAGCATACATTTGAAACTATTTTAAGTACCCAAGATTTATATAAAGCCGTTGGCTATGCTTGTGAAACCCATGATATAGATTTGGTGGTTATGGGAACAAAAGGAGCAACGGGCGCAAAAGAGTTTTTCTTCGGAAGTAAAACAGTAAACGTAATAATGTCTATTAAAGCATGCCCTGTATTATTGATACCAGAAGAGTTCGATTTTGTTCCGCCTAAGCAAATTGCTTTCCCTACAGATTACAATCGGTTTTATAACCTAAAAGAGATAAAGCCTTTAAAAAGCCTAGTCGATTTGTATCAACCTAAAATTAGAATTGTACATATTACTGAAGAAAAAGAGCTGAGTAATATTCAAAGTTTTAATTTAAGAATGTTAAAAATTTATTTTAAAAAATATGATTTCAGTTTACATTGTATGCCTAAATATGCCGAGAAAGCTAAAGAAATTAACGATTTTATAGAAGAACTAGATATCGATGTACTAGCTATGGTGAAATATAAACATAGTTTTATTGAGAAAATAATAAATGAACCTGTGATAAAAGAACTCGGATTTCATTGTAAAATACCGTTTTTGGTTATTCCTGAATAA
- a CDS encoding heavy-metal-associated domain-containing protein translates to MKTSIIVQNLNCGGCAHTITTKLAEIKNITNIEVHTDDSKVSFNYINEDDAFAVIDKLKSLGYPSIDGHNNLVTKAKSFVSCATGKFSK, encoded by the coding sequence ATGAAAACATCAATAATAGTACAAAATTTAAACTGTGGTGGCTGTGCACACACAATCACTACAAAATTAGCAGAAATTAAAAACATTACAAATATTGAGGTACATACCGATGATAGTAAAGTTTCATTCAATTACATAAACGAAGACGACGCTTTTGCCGTAATAGACAAACTAAAATCATTAGGCTACCCATCTATAGACGGCCATAATAACCTAGTAACCAAAGCAAAATCTTTTGTGAGTTGCGCAACAGGTAAGTTTTCTAAATAA
- a CDS encoding universal stress protein, with the protein MKTILYATDCTKNDASALKYAYRFSYIMKADLHVLHVYDFPPIHLSVIQPVEKLQHRMKEEKKDIVKKFCETHLKNEFRETPIKIHAVENTSVEDAIIDTAKKLSPDLVILGMKDDHSHRGFFASNIANELLDRVNFPVMMIPNGIDYTCISTIVYATDFEQQDIIPIKKLIEIVRPFEALIEIVHIYHTDTTTARERMEQFKNMLLEQVSYEDITFKTIASDKIKSGIISVINSENASMLAMLERKHEFRLDNPFRKDLVKEIKTRVDIPVIAFSKRNTKTKEAIIA; encoded by the coding sequence ATGAAAACTATTCTATACGCCACAGATTGTACTAAAAACGATGCTTCTGCATTAAAATATGCTTATCGTTTTAGCTACATAATGAAAGCCGATTTACACGTTTTACACGTTTACGATTTCCCTCCCATTCATCTTTCTGTTATTCAACCTGTTGAAAAATTACAGCATCGAATGAAGGAAGAAAAAAAAGATATTGTTAAGAAATTCTGCGAAACACACCTTAAAAATGAATTTAGAGAAACACCAATAAAAATTCATGCTGTAGAAAACACTTCAGTAGAAGATGCCATTATTGATACGGCTAAAAAATTATCTCCAGACCTTGTTATTTTAGGTATGAAAGATGACCATAGCCACCGCGGATTTTTCGCAAGCAATATAGCTAACGAATTATTAGATCGTGTTAATTTCCCGGTTATGATGATTCCGAACGGTATAGATTACACCTGTATTTCTACTATTGTTTATGCTACGGATTTCGAACAACAAGACATTATTCCTATAAAAAAACTTATAGAAATTGTTCGTCCATTTGAAGCTCTTATAGAGATAGTACATATTTATCATACAGATACTACAACTGCTAGAGAAAGAATGGAACAATTTAAAAATATGCTTTTGGAACAGGTCTCTTATGAAGATATAACGTTTAAAACCATAGCTTCCGATAAAATAAAATCGGGTATTATAAGCGTTATAAATAGTGAAAATGCCAGCATGCTAGCCATGTTAGAACGTAAGCATGAATTTAGATTAGATAATCCATTTCGTAAAGATTTGGTAAAAGAAATAAAAACCAGAGTAGATATACCTGTTATTGCTTTTAGCAAGCGAAATACCAAAACAAAAGAGGCTATTATCGCCTAA
- a CDS encoding sulfatase-like hydrolase/transferase — MKLFKNVVINLVIVIAFTSCNSKVKSKDLTEVTSEKNKQPNIIWLMAEDMSTDLEVYGMPHVKTPFLNKMANDGVRFNNAFVTNSICSPSRSAMMVGVHQLKSNTHNHRSNRDVPLDSQFKPFTKLLRDAGYTTILGHHGVMNKGRKIDVNFKHKAIGAWNGKDKFGLFDKHDTFNKEDEPFLAQIQLAVTHRGDWWDSIREQSTHPVNPETVTLPPYLADHPAIRLDWAKYLDQIEYMDNEVGMIFKELGEKNMADNTIVIFIGDNGRSNIRGKGYLQDTGLRIPFIVYYPKYFKGGQVRNDVVSATDITASIIDFAGIDVPSYMTGKPIFKPDFNREFTYATRDLWDEINEKSRAVTSGDWAYIRNDMPEVPFDSHQVYLEFYRPAVHIMRKMYKDGMLNENQKPFFEPTKSIEELYNLKEDPHQFVNLATNKDYKDILEKLRNKTLEFDKKMAPVNNIYHPKDVPGKPFMEWFKKEHPQAYIDMQNGVEVGHKAYASAYKKSKK, encoded by the coding sequence ATGAAATTATTTAAAAATGTTGTTATAAACTTGGTTATTGTAATAGCTTTTACTTCATGTAATTCTAAGGTAAAGTCTAAAGACTTAACAGAGGTTACTTCGGAAAAAAATAAACAGCCGAATATCATTTGGCTTATGGCGGAAGATATGAGTACCGATTTGGAAGTTTACGGTATGCCTCATGTTAAAACCCCTTTTTTAAACAAAATGGCTAACGACGGTGTCAGGTTTAATAACGCTTTTGTAACCAACTCTATTTGTTCACCAAGTCGATCTGCTATGATGGTTGGCGTACATCAACTAAAATCTAACACACATAACCATAGAAGCAATAGAGACGTTCCTTTAGATTCTCAATTTAAACCGTTTACCAAATTGCTTCGAGACGCAGGTTACACCACTATTTTGGGACACCATGGTGTTATGAATAAAGGTCGCAAAATCGATGTCAATTTTAAACATAAAGCTATAGGAGCTTGGAACGGTAAAGATAAATTCGGTTTATTTGATAAACACGATACTTTTAATAAGGAAGACGAACCCTTTCTTGCGCAAATTCAATTAGCGGTTACACACCGTGGAGATTGGTGGGATAGTATTCGGGAACAATCAACACACCCTGTTAATCCAGAAACAGTAACACTACCACCGTACTTGGCAGATCACCCTGCAATACGTTTAGATTGGGCAAAATATCTAGACCAAATTGAATATATGGACAATGAGGTTGGCATGATTTTTAAGGAGTTAGGAGAAAAAAATATGGCAGATAACACCATTGTTATTTTTATAGGAGATAATGGACGTAGCAATATTAGAGGAAAAGGTTATTTACAAGATACAGGTTTGCGTATTCCTTTTATAGTATACTATCCAAAATATTTTAAAGGTGGACAGGTTAGAAACGATGTCGTTAGTGCTACAGATATTACGGCATCTATTATTGATTTTGCTGGTATCGATGTACCAAGTTACATGACAGGGAAACCTATTTTTAAACCTGATTTTAACCGCGAATTCACTTATGCAACCCGTGATTTATGGGACGAGATAAACGAGAAATCTAGAGCTGTAACGTCTGGTGATTGGGCATATATTAGAAATGATATGCCAGAAGTACCGTTCGATTCTCATCAAGTGTATTTAGAATTCTACAGACCAGCCGTGCATATTATGCGTAAAATGTATAAGGATGGTATGTTAAACGAAAATCAAAAACCATTTTTCGAACCTACAAAATCTATAGAGGAATTATATAATTTAAAAGAAGATCCTCATCAGTTTGTGAACTTAGCTACTAATAAAGATTATAAAGACATTCTTGAGAAGCTACGAAACAAAACTTTAGAGTTTGATAAAAAAATGGCACCTGTTAACAATATTTATCATCCTAAAGACGTGCCAGGAAAACCTTTTATGGAATGGTTTAAAAAAGAACATCCACAAGCTTATATAGATATGCAAAATGGAGTAGAGGTTGGGCATAAGGCTTATGCTTCCGCTTATAAGAAGTCGAAGAAGTAA
- a CDS encoding DUF2911 domain-containing protein, with translation MKKLLLILLAFTTVYTVNAQIETPQPSPKAKFEQKVGLTDITIEYSRPGVKGRKIFGDLESFGTIWRTGANENTKITFSNDVEVAGKALKAGTYALFTRLISATEWEFLFYTDTNNWGTPQNWDDSKVAASAKVVVEAMPFVVETLTIDINNISNNGANLELIWDSSYAVLPFTVPTEQTVSKAIDKVMAGPGEGDYYAAAAYYLAEGKDMKKATEWIDKAVEMTKDNPRFYYLRRQALIHAANGDKAGAIKAAKESLVYSKKAGNDGYIKMNTASLKEWGAM, from the coding sequence ATGAAAAAACTACTATTAATTTTATTAGCATTTACTACGGTTTACACAGTAAACGCACAGATTGAAACGCCACAACCAAGTCCAAAAGCAAAATTTGAGCAAAAAGTGGGATTAACGGATATTACTATTGAATATTCTAGACCAGGAGTTAAAGGACGTAAAATTTTTGGAGACTTAGAGAGCTTTGGGACTATTTGGAGAACAGGAGCAAATGAGAATACTAAAATAACATTTAGTAATGATGTTGAAGTTGCAGGAAAAGCATTAAAAGCTGGTACTTATGCTTTATTTACACGATTAATTTCGGCTACAGAATGGGAGTTTCTTTTTTATACCGATACTAATAATTGGGGAACACCTCAAAATTGGGATGATAGCAAAGTAGCTGCATCTGCAAAAGTAGTTGTTGAGGCTATGCCTTTTGTTGTGGAAACATTAACTATTGATATTAATAATATATCTAACAATGGCGCTAATTTAGAGCTAATCTGGGATAGTTCTTATGCTGTTTTGCCGTTTACTGTTCCAACAGAGCAAACCGTTTCAAAAGCTATCGATAAAGTAATGGCTGGTCCTGGTGAAGGAGATTATTACGCTGCAGCTGCTTATTATTTAGCTGAAGGAAAAGACATGAAAAAAGCAACAGAATGGATTGATAAAGCTGTTGAAATGACTAAAGATAATCCACGTTTTTATTACTTACGTAGACAAGCATTAATTCATGCTGCAAACGGGGATAAAGCTGGCGCTATTAAAGCTGCAAAAGAATCATTAGTTTATTCTAAAAAAGCTGGTAACGATGGTTATATTAAAATGAACACAGCTTCTCTAAAAGAATGGGGTGCTATGTAA
- a CDS encoding rhodanese-like domain-containing protein: MSIFSTLFCSKSDKDNIIKVLDLLEFKAQTQSKKVQLVDVRTPEEFNFGHIQNAINIDSSSEEFNLEFNALNKNEAVYVYCRSGARSRRCANKLAGMGFMEIYDLKGGILNYK, from the coding sequence ATGTCAATATTTTCAACACTATTTTGCTCTAAATCCGACAAGGATAACATCATTAAAGTTTTAGATCTTTTAGAGTTTAAAGCACAAACGCAAAGTAAAAAAGTGCAATTAGTAGATGTAAGAACTCCTGAGGAATTTAATTTTGGACACATTCAAAATGCTATAAATATAGACTCATCATCAGAAGAATTTAATTTAGAGTTTAATGCATTAAACAAAAACGAAGCCGTATATGTTTATTGCAGAAGTGGTGCTCGAAGCAGGAGATGCGCTAACAAATTAGCAGGTATGGGTTTTATGGAAATCTACGATTTAAAAGGAGGCATATTAAACTACAAATAA
- a CDS encoding nicotinate phosphoribosyltransferase: MNITAAYTDLYQITMAQVYFETKPDGRAVFDYYYRHNPYNSGYSIFAGLEDVLDILETLKFSDSDISYLKEKGFENEFLEYLKNFRFRGNIRSSKEGDVVFPNRPILQVEANIIEAQIIETVLLNILNFQTLIATKASRIRRSAKDEILLDMGLRRAHATGGYYASRAAAIGGFDSTSNVKAAEDYNIPSSGTMAHSFIQSYDSELEAFRDFAKVRPENCVLLIDTYNTLKLGLPNAIKVAKEMEERGDKLLGVRLDSGDLAYLSKKTRTILDEANLEYVKIVASNQLDEYVIKSLKEQGAPIDIFGVGTNLVTGKPDAALDGVYKLSEYNGTPRIKLSENIIKVSLPFKKQVYRMVDANGMFYGADAIGLFIEDEVSQMEHPFDITKKLDLSSFKHEPLLEMVMEEGKRVVPTRTVTEISKYSQSRLEQLPNEYKRFQNPHIYKIGLSPSLKEERDALIKEHKI, encoded by the coding sequence ATGAATATTACTGCTGCATATACCGATCTATATCAAATCACAATGGCTCAAGTCTATTTTGAAACTAAACCCGATGGACGAGCGGTATTCGATTATTATTATCGACATAATCCATACAATAGTGGGTACTCCATTTTTGCAGGATTGGAAGATGTATTGGATATTCTTGAAACTTTGAAATTCTCAGATTCAGATATTTCATATCTAAAAGAAAAAGGATTTGAAAATGAATTCTTAGAATATTTGAAAAATTTTAGATTTAGGGGAAACATTCGTTCTAGTAAAGAAGGTGATGTTGTATTTCCGAATCGACCAATATTACAGGTGGAAGCTAATATTATTGAAGCTCAAATTATAGAAACTGTTTTGCTTAATATTCTTAATTTTCAAACTTTAATTGCAACTAAGGCGAGTAGAATTAGGCGTAGTGCTAAAGATGAAATTCTATTAGATATGGGCTTACGTCGCGCTCACGCCACGGGTGGTTACTATGCTTCTCGAGCAGCTGCTATTGGTGGTTTTGATAGCACGAGTAACGTTAAAGCGGCCGAAGATTATAATATTCCATCGTCGGGTACTATGGCACACTCGTTTATTCAAAGTTACGATAGCGAATTAGAGGCTTTTAGAGATTTTGCAAAAGTACGTCCAGAAAACTGTGTGCTTTTAATAGATACCTATAATACGCTTAAACTAGGTCTTCCAAATGCGATTAAAGTCGCCAAAGAAATGGAAGAAAGAGGTGATAAATTATTAGGCGTACGTTTGGATAGTGGCGATTTAGCGTACTTATCTAAAAAAACAAGAACAATTTTAGATGAAGCTAATTTGGAGTATGTAAAAATTGTAGCGTCTAATCAGTTAGATGAATATGTTATTAAAAGTTTGAAGGAACAAGGAGCTCCAATTGATATTTTTGGAGTCGGCACCAATTTGGTTACCGGAAAACCAGATGCAGCGCTAGATGGCGTTTATAAACTATCGGAGTACAATGGAACACCAAGAATTAAACTTTCTGAAAATATTATAAAGGTTTCATTGCCTTTTAAAAAGCAAGTTTACCGTATGGTAGATGCTAATGGCATGTTTTATGGAGCAGATGCTATCGGACTTTTTATTGAAGATGAGGTTTCACAAATGGAACACCCTTTTGATATTACTAAAAAATTAGATTTGAGTAGCTTTAAACACGAACCACTTTTAGAAATGGTTATGGAAGAAGGGAAAAGAGTAGTGCCAACACGAACAGTTACCGAAATTTCAAAATATTCTCAATCTCGTTTAGAGCAACTTCCTAATGAATATAAGCGTTTTCAAAACCCGCATATTTACAAAATAGGTTTAAGTCCTTCTTTAAAGGAAGAACGTGATGCTTTAATTAAAGAACATAAAATATAA
- a CDS encoding metal-dependent hydrolase gives MDSLTQIVLGAAIGEAVLGRKVGNKAMLYGAIAGTIPDLDVFASFFTDTVSALAIHRGFTHSIVFSVLFAPIFGWLVSRYETYKNFKDWSWLFFWSFVTHPILDAHTTWGTQLFWPFDLRLAFKNIFVIDPLYTVPFLVFLILAMRQKRTTKKRRFYNNMGLILSTSYLGITLLLKWVSYTKFETALNNQNIAYLEIDTRPSPLNTILWSANVQTEDAYLLANYSFFDTQPITFESYPKNHELLGNLAQDESVKRMIAISEGWYTINKKDNMLYFNDLRFGLLSLAPKAENFVFKYRMDVDVSGKVTFTEEPKDNHDGKKLISELWQRLKGN, from the coding sequence ATGGATTCATTAACTCAAATTGTATTAGGAGCTGCCATTGGCGAGGCTGTTTTAGGTCGAAAAGTTGGAAACAAAGCGATGCTTTATGGTGCTATCGCCGGTACTATTCCCGATTTAGATGTGTTTGCTTCTTTTTTTACAGACACAGTTTCTGCGCTTGCCATACATCGCGGATTTACACATTCTATTGTGTTTTCCGTGCTTTTTGCACCTATTTTCGGGTGGCTTGTTTCTAGGTATGAAACATATAAGAATTTTAAAGATTGGTCTTGGTTGTTCTTTTGGTCGTTTGTAACGCATCCTATTTTAGATGCACATACCACATGGGGAACTCAATTGTTTTGGCCTTTCGATTTACGTTTGGCTTTCAAGAATATATTTGTTATCGATCCGTTATACACCGTGCCTTTTTTAGTCTTTTTAATTCTGGCTATGCGACAAAAACGTACCACCAAAAAGCGACGCTTTTATAACAACATGGGCTTAATTTTAAGCACGTCTTATTTAGGGATAACTTTGCTTTTAAAATGGGTTTCTTACACTAAATTTGAGACTGCTTTAAACAATCAAAATATTGCATATTTAGAAATTGATACGAGGCCTTCGCCTTTAAATACGATACTTTGGAGTGCAAATGTGCAAACGGAAGATGCTTATTTACTTGCTAATTATTCGTTTTTCGATACACAACCCATCACTTTTGAAAGTTATCCTAAAAATCATGAATTATTAGGGAATCTTGCTCAAGATGAAAGTGTAAAACGTATGATCGCTATTTCCGAAGGTTGGTATACTATCAATAAAAAAGATAATATGCTTTATTTTAATGATTTACGATTCGGGTTATTGAGTTTAGCACCCAAGGCTGAAAATTTTGTATTTAAATATAGAATGGATGTTGATGTTTCTGGAAAGGTTACGTTCACAGAAGAACCTAAAGATAATCACGATGGAAAAAAGCTGATTTCTGAATTATGGCAGCGTTTAAAAGGAAATTAA